Proteins from a single region of Xenopus laevis strain J_2021 chromosome 9_10S, Xenopus_laevis_v10.1, whole genome shotgun sequence:
- the ralb.S gene encoding ras-related protein ralB-B, with product MAANKNKNQSSLVLHKVIMVGSGGVGKSALTLQFMYDEFVEDYEPTKADSYRKKVVLDGEEVQIDILDTAGQEDYAAIRDNYFRSGEGFLLVFSITEHESFTATAEFREQILRVKAEEDKIPLLVVGNKSDLEDRRQVPMDEARGKAEEWGVQYVETSAKTRANVDKVFFDLMREVRTKKMSENKDKNGKKSGKSKKGFKQRCCLL from the exons ATGGCTGCTAACAAGAATAAGAACCAGAGCTCCCTGGTGCTGCACAAGGTTATAATGGTGGGCAGTGGTGGTGTGGGCAAGTCTGCTCTCACCCTTCAGTTCATGTATGATGAG TTTGTAGAGGACTATGAACCCACGAAAGCCGACAGCTACAGGAAGAAAGTGGTTCTAGATGGGGAGGAGGTTCAGATCGATATACTGGACACTGCCGGACAGGAGGACTATGCAGCCATTCGTGATAACTACTTCCGCAGTGGCGAGGGCTTCCTTCTCGTCTTTTCCATTACTGAGCATGAGTCTTTCACAGCCACTGCCGAGTTCAG GGAACAAATCCTGCGAGTGAAAGCGGAAGAAGATAAAATCCCCCTGCTCGTGGTGGGCAACAAATCCGATCTGGAGGACAGGAGACAGGTCCCTATGGATGAAGCCAGAGGCAAAGCAGAGGAGTGGGGAGTACAGTATGTGGAAACGTCTGCGAAAACTAGAGCCAATGTGGACAAA GTATTTTTTGACCTAATGAGGGAAGTCCGAACAAAGAAGATGTCTGAGAACAAAGATAAGAACGGGAAGAAGAGTGGGAAGAGCAAGAAGGGCTTCAAGCAACGCTGCTGTTTACTGTGA